In Clostridium swellfunianum, a genomic segment contains:
- a CDS encoding 5' nucleotidase, NT5C type gives MKQLNICIDIDGTITDPYYYLDISNRYFNKNITPKQVTQYSLDKVYGVDEEEFDLFYKKHKFDLHENQAIRSDAKKILDKLAVDNNLYFVSARDNSMKLLTITYLQKNKIPYDALYLLGSHYKLEKAKELSCDFFIEDSYDNALYLADNGFKVVLLDTYYNRGHERDNIFRAQNWQEVWNIIEENALEKKVV, from the coding sequence ATGAAGCAACTTAATATTTGTATAGATATAGATGGAACTATAACAGATCCATATTATTATTTAGATATATCAAATCGATATTTTAATAAGAACATTACACCAAAGCAGGTGACACAGTATTCTCTTGACAAGGTTTATGGAGTTGATGAAGAGGAATTTGATTTGTTCTATAAGAAACATAAATTTGATCTACACGAAAATCAAGCGATAAGATCTGATGCTAAAAAAATACTGGACAAGTTAGCTGTTGATAATAATCTTTATTTCGTTTCTGCTAGGGATAATTCCATGAAGCTTTTAACTATAACTTACCTTCAAAAAAATAAAATACCATATGATGCACTTTATCTATTGGGAAGTCACTATAAGCTTGAAAAGGCAAAAGAGCTAAGCTGTGACTTTTTTATAGAAGACAGCTATGACAATGCTTTGTATTTAGCCGATAATGGATTTAAGGTTGTACTACTGGATACTTACTATAATAGAGGACATGAAAGAGATAACATATTCAGGGCTCAAAACTGGCAGGAAGTATGGAATATTATTGAAGAAAATGCATTAGAAAAGAAAGTGGTTTAA
- the rsxE gene encoding electron transport complex subunit RsxE has translation MSVIIERLKNGMFKENTIFVQVIAMCPTLAVTTSATNGIGMGLATTAVLVGSNIVISALRKFIPDKIRIPAFIVVIAAFVTLLEFLMKGFVPALYQALGLFIPLIVVNCVILGRAEAYASKNNVMASLWDGVGMGLGFTMALVLLGTVREILGAGTLFGFHVLPASYKPALIMILAPGAFFALGIIMAIMNAVEISKTKQANSRLANYDCSHCAHAATCGQAVKLDK, from the coding sequence ATGAGTGTTATAATAGAAAGACTGAAAAATGGTATGTTTAAAGAAAATACCATATTTGTACAAGTTATAGCTATGTGCCCTACTCTGGCTGTTACTACAAGTGCTACAAATGGTATTGGTATGGGACTCGCAACCACTGCTGTTCTTGTTGGTTCAAATATTGTTATTTCAGCGCTTAGAAAGTTTATCCCGGATAAAATCCGTATACCAGCGTTTATAGTTGTTATAGCTGCATTTGTTACCTTGCTTGAATTCTTAATGAAGGGTTTTGTACCAGCACTTTATCAGGCCCTTGGCTTATTCATCCCCCTTATAGTTGTTAACTGCGTTATACTTGGCAGAGCTGAAGCTTATGCTTCAAAGAATAACGTAATGGCTTCACTTTGGGATGGTGTTGGAATGGGGCTTGGTTTCACAATGGCTTTAGTTCTTCTTGGAACCGTAAGAGAAATTTTAGGAGCCGGAACATTATTTGGATTCCATGTGCTTCCTGCTTCCTATAAGCCGGCCTTAATTATGATACTTGCTCCTGGTGCATTCTTCGCTCTTGGAATAATAATGGCAATAATGAATGCGGTTGAAATATCGAAAACAAAGCAAGCAAATTCAAGATTAGCTAACTATGACTGCAGCCACTGTGCTCATGCTGCAACCTGCGGCCAGGCTGTTAAGCTGGACAAATAA
- the rsxC gene encoding electron transport complex subunit RsxC gives MNLLTFKRGIHPPHGKHFTENKQIENLLPKGNLVFPMSQHIGAPCEPIVKKGDRVLVGQKIGEAKGFVSAPVYSSVSGTVKEVSPILHPNGTRVVSVVVENDNLYEESPTMIPRKNYENLSKEDLSKIIQEAGIVGMGGATFPTHVKLAPPPDKKIDYIIVNGAECEPYLTCDHRLMLENTKEIVEGLKIILKMFPGVKGSIGIENNKMNAVQAMKEAVKGISDIEVVVLKTKYPQGAEKQLIYAVTGREVPSGKLPADVGCIVQNVGTIFEIYNAVVNGRPSMERIVTVTGEAVKEPKNLRVKYGTSFKELLEACGGFKEDPVKIISGGPLMGTTVSTLDLYVMKGTSGILCLTKEQAVLPEQSSCIRCGRCIDACPMNLIPTTLDSLVNRRLYDDFAANNGMDCIECGCCTVVCPAKRHLTQSCREGKRSVIANRKKAN, from the coding sequence ATGAATCTGTTAACTTTCAAGCGAGGTATTCATCCTCCACATGGAAAACATTTCACAGAAAACAAACAAATTGAAAACCTGCTGCCAAAAGGAAACCTAGTATTCCCTATGTCACAGCATATAGGCGCACCTTGTGAACCTATTGTTAAAAAAGGAGATAGGGTTTTGGTAGGTCAAAAAATTGGTGAAGCAAAGGGCTTTGTATCCGCTCCTGTATACAGCAGCGTTTCGGGTACAGTAAAGGAAGTCTCACCTATACTTCATCCAAATGGAACTAGAGTTGTATCAGTAGTAGTTGAAAACGATAACCTTTATGAAGAATCACCTACTATGATTCCTAGAAAGAATTATGAGAATTTATCAAAAGAAGACCTTTCGAAAATAATTCAGGAAGCTGGTATAGTTGGTATGGGAGGAGCTACTTTCCCAACTCATGTAAAACTTGCGCCACCTCCTGACAAAAAAATTGATTATATCATTGTAAATGGTGCTGAGTGTGAGCCATATTTAACTTGCGACCACAGACTTATGCTTGAGAACACTAAAGAGATTGTAGAAGGCTTAAAAATTATTCTTAAAATGTTTCCAGGAGTTAAAGGCAGCATTGGTATAGAAAATAACAAAATGAATGCAGTACAAGCTATGAAGGAAGCTGTTAAAGGCATTTCAGACATAGAAGTAGTTGTACTAAAGACAAAGTATCCACAAGGAGCTGAAAAACAGCTTATATATGCAGTAACTGGACGTGAAGTTCCATCAGGGAAGCTCCCAGCAGATGTAGGCTGCATAGTTCAAAATGTTGGTACTATATTTGAAATTTACAATGCTGTAGTTAACGGCAGACCTTCAATGGAGAGAATTGTTACTGTTACAGGAGAGGCTGTTAAAGAACCTAAAAACTTAAGAGTTAAATATGGTACTTCCTTTAAAGAACTACTCGAAGCCTGCGGCGGCTTTAAAGAAGATCCAGTTAAAATTATCTCTGGTGGTCCTTTAATGGGTACAACTGTTAGTACTTTAGACCTTTATGTTATGAAGGGAACCTCAGGTATTTTATGCTTAACAAAGGAGCAAGCTGTACTTCCAGAGCAGTCAAGTTGTATCCGCTGTGGAAGGTGTATAGACGCTTGCCCAATGAATTTAATACCAACAACTTTAGATTCATTAGTAAACAGAAGACTATATGATGACTTTGCTGCAAACAATGGTATGGACTGTATAGAGTGCGGCTGCTGCACAGTTGTATGCCCTGCAAAACGTCACTTGACTCAATCCTGTCGTGAAGGAAAGAGATCAGTTATAGCTAATAGAAAGAAAGCAAATTAA
- a CDS encoding DUF6241 domain-containing protein: MVTLLGGGSIKTYFKWAVIAIAVVVAYGGVLLGVIKIFSFNEKSVEVTSTTVQFKDNPTKEQLAVINVDFNSEDKINQSEVSSKADIYNTIHQMANTKIIAEDGQIWGLKAMTKTRVESVQNAVKDLGIEDERIIQMLDRWAKQDFSQCVEEHNYIWSKYLGGTIGKAIKLR; the protein is encoded by the coding sequence TTGGTAACATTATTAGGAGGCGGTAGTATAAAGACTTATTTCAAGTGGGCCGTCATAGCAATAGCAGTTGTAGTTGCCTATGGTGGTGTACTTTTGGGAGTAATAAAAATTTTCTCCTTTAACGAAAAGTCAGTAGAAGTAACAAGTACAACGGTTCAATTCAAAGACAATCCAACAAAAGAGCAACTTGCTGTAATAAATGTGGATTTCAATTCAGAAGATAAGATTAACCAATCAGAAGTTTCTAGTAAAGCCGATATATATAATACAATCCATCAAATGGCTAATACGAAGATAATTGCAGAGGATGGACAAATATGGGGATTAAAGGCAATGACAAAAACTAGAGTTGAAAGTGTGCAAAACGCTGTGAAGGATTTAGGCATTGAGGACGAACGAATAATCCAGATGTTAGATAGATGGGCGAAGCAGGATTTTAGCCAGTGCGTAGAAGAGCACAATTATATATGGAGCAAATATCTAGGAGGAACTATTGGTAAAGCGATAAAGCTTAGGTAG
- a CDS encoding late competence development ComFB family protein, with protein sequence MYRLKNYMEVVIDEIMPAMIAKENEICKCEKCLLDIKAIALNSLAPKYIVSDIGEIYRRYDELGKQLEIDAVEAVMGALELVKKHPKHEA encoded by the coding sequence ATGTACCGACTAAAAAACTACATGGAAGTTGTGATTGACGAAATAATGCCAGCTATGATTGCTAAAGAAAATGAAATTTGTAAATGTGAAAAATGTCTTTTAGACATAAAGGCTATAGCGTTAAACAGTCTTGCGCCTAAATATATAGTCAGCGATATTGGAGAAATTTACAGGAGATATGATGAATTGGGAAAACAGCTTGAAATAGATGCAGTGGAAGCTGTTATGGGAGCCTTGGAACTTGTAAAGAAACATCCTAAACATGAAGCATAG
- a CDS encoding RnfABCDGE type electron transport complex subunit G, giving the protein MKENIRLGVILLIITAIAGLLLGAAHSVTLEPIAKQEQMTKATAMKEILPKADEFKVKETAVEGIIKEVNEGLASGKTSGYAIKVAPKGYGGAVELMVGISTEGKVEGIKILSHSETPGLGANAPQPKFSGQFKGKPIAKELTVVKKAPSADNEIEAITGATITSKAVTNGVNEAVQFYNSKLKGDAK; this is encoded by the coding sequence ATGAAGGAAAATATTAGACTTGGAGTAATTCTTCTAATTATAACTGCTATAGCCGGTCTTCTTCTTGGAGCTGCTCATTCAGTAACACTGGAACCTATAGCTAAGCAAGAACAAATGACCAAAGCGACTGCTATGAAGGAAATACTTCCAAAAGCAGATGAATTTAAAGTTAAAGAGACTGCTGTTGAGGGAATTATCAAAGAAGTTAATGAAGGCTTAGCTTCTGGCAAAACTTCAGGATATGCTATAAAAGTAGCTCCAAAGGGTTATGGCGGTGCTGTTGAACTTATGGTTGGTATTTCTACTGAAGGAAAGGTTGAAGGAATCAAAATTCTTTCACATTCTGAAACTCCAGGACTTGGTGCTAATGCCCCACAACCTAAGTTTTCAGGACAGTTTAAGGGAAAACCAATAGCAAAAGAACTTACAGTTGTTAAAAAAGCTCCATCAGCTGACAATGAAATTGAAGCAATTACTGGAGCAACAATAACTTCCAAGGCAGTTACAAATGGAGTTAATGAAGCTGTACAATTCTACAATTCTAAGCTAAAGGGGGATGCTAAATAA
- a CDS encoding DUF3870 domain-containing protein, whose amino-acid sequence MYSKETVYIVGNSKTTTENAITHRFHSFYIGFVAEGTTGKIIDTSCSSTIRTTEEFIKCLFIDKSLAEYDDNLEREIKRRYHGSSQKAIIVAYKDAVKKYIEVKEKYF is encoded by the coding sequence ATGTACAGCAAAGAAACTGTTTATATCGTAGGTAACTCAAAAACCACCACTGAAAATGCTATAACTCACAGATTTCACTCCTTCTATATTGGCTTCGTTGCTGAAGGAACTACAGGAAAAATCATTGATACAAGCTGTTCCTCTACTATTAGAACCACAGAGGAATTTATAAAATGCTTATTTATAGACAAAAGCCTGGCTGAATATGATGATAATTTGGAAAGAGAAATTAAAAGAAGGTATCATGGCTCTTCTCAAAAAGCAATCATAGTTGCTTATAAGGATGCTGTAAAAAAATATATTGAAGTTAAGGAAAAGTATTTTTAA
- the rsxA gene encoding electron transport complex subunit RsxA yields MTIFAIFLSGLLINNFVMSRFLGICSFLGVSKKVETATGMGLAVTFVMALASFISYIVYSFILVPLHIEYLYTLAFILVIATLVQFVEMVIKKNFPGLYKALGIYLPLITTNCAVLAVAVLNMTSGYNLLESMVNGISAALGYFLAIVLLAGIRERMEANDKMPLALQGLPITLVTAGLMSIAFLGFQGLIR; encoded by the coding sequence ATGACTATTTTTGCTATATTCTTAAGCGGTTTATTGATTAACAACTTTGTTATGTCCAGATTCCTTGGCATCTGCTCCTTCCTAGGAGTTTCTAAAAAGGTTGAAACAGCTACAGGAATGGGACTTGCGGTTACATTCGTTATGGCATTAGCTTCATTTATATCTTATATAGTTTACTCATTTATTTTAGTACCTCTTCACATCGAGTATTTATATACTTTAGCTTTCATACTTGTTATCGCAACCTTGGTTCAGTTTGTAGAAATGGTTATTAAAAAGAACTTTCCAGGTCTTTATAAAGCCTTAGGTATATATTTACCACTTATAACAACAAACTGTGCTGTTCTTGCAGTTGCAGTATTAAACATGACATCTGGCTATAATCTATTAGAGTCCATGGTAAATGGTATAAGTGCAGCTTTAGGCTACTTCCTTGCTATCGTTCTTCTTGCAGGAATAAGAGAAAGAATGGAAGCAAATGATAAGATGCCTCTTGCACTTCAAGGCCTTCCAATAACTCTAGTTACAGCTGGACTTATGTCAATAGCATTCTTAGGCTTCCAAGGCCTAATACGTTAA
- a CDS encoding RnfABCDGE type electron transport complex subunit B: MAVNDILFPIVSLGGLGATFGVLLGYASNKFAVEVDERVSLVRECLPGANCGGCGFAGCDAYAQAVVDGTAPANKCTPGGEAAAAKIGEALGISVDTAEKAVAYVKCKGTCSSAKDKYKYYGIQDCRQAVVAPGGGAKACSFGCLGLGSCVTACQFDSIRIQDGIAVINENTCTGCSACVQICPKNVIELLPAANGVRIACNSHEKGKVVKDNCSAGCIGCTICAKNCPEGAITMVNDLPVIDYSKCTQCKVCVAKCPTKAIADLF, from the coding sequence ATGGCGGTTAATGATATACTTTTCCCTATTGTCAGTTTAGGTGGACTAGGTGCTACTTTCGGAGTTCTTCTTGGCTATGCCTCAAACAAGTTTGCTGTTGAGGTAGACGAAAGAGTTTCTCTTGTTAGAGAATGTCTTCCTGGAGCAAACTGCGGAGGCTGTGGTTTTGCTGGCTGCGATGCTTATGCACAGGCAGTTGTTGATGGCACTGCTCCAGCAAACAAGTGTACACCTGGTGGTGAAGCTGCTGCGGCTAAAATCGGAGAAGCCTTAGGAATTTCAGTTGATACAGCAGAAAAAGCAGTTGCTTACGTTAAATGTAAAGGAACCTGCAGCTCTGCTAAAGATAAATATAAGTATTATGGAATTCAAGACTGCCGTCAAGCAGTTGTTGCTCCTGGAGGTGGAGCCAAGGCTTGTAGCTTCGGATGTTTAGGATTAGGAAGCTGCGTAACCGCTTGTCAATTCGATAGCATTAGAATACAAGATGGTATAGCAGTTATAAATGAAAATACATGCACTGGCTGCAGTGCCTGCGTTCAAATTTGTCCTAAGAACGTTATAGAACTTCTTCCTGCAGCAAATGGAGTTAGAATAGCTTGTAACTCCCATGAAAAAGGAAAAGTTGTTAAGGATAACTGTTCTGCTGGCTGCATAGGTTGCACAATCTGTGCTAAAAATTGTCCGGAGGGCGCAATTACTATGGTTAATGACCTTCCTGTTATAGATTACAGCAAGTGTACTCAGTGCAAGGTTTGTGTAGCTAAATGTCCTACTAAAGCAATTGCAGATTTATTTTAA
- a CDS encoding DUF819 domain-containing protein, translated as MITKGFTYVAFLIFFASMLVLAEKKSKLKLFNYLPAIVLIYFTAMLLSTVGFWQNTKEITSAYKALKDNLLPAMIFLMLLRCDLRKILKLGPKMLIGFFSATISIMIGFIVTYMLFKGFFEADTWKAFAALCGSWIGGTGNMVAVQGALNIPDAKLGYTLLMDSINYSIWVMFLLWAVSFSPKFNKWTKSNTKLIDELGAQLSKEEGKTRKEIEFVDIIVLLGLSLLVSAVSMYLAPFLPQSTFFQGQTWSILIVTALGIIFAMTPVAKIPGSTALSNVMLYTIVALIASRANFTELTKAPIYIIAGFVILGIHALLSVLAAKIFKLDLFTCGVASLANIGGIASAPILAAAYSEALVPIGVLMALMGYIVGTGGGLLVGKILSIL; from the coding sequence ATGATAACAAAGGGATTTACTTATGTAGCGTTTTTAATTTTCTTTGCCAGCATGTTAGTGCTTGCTGAAAAAAAATCAAAACTAAAGCTTTTTAACTACTTACCTGCAATTGTTCTTATTTATTTTACAGCAATGCTTCTTTCAACTGTTGGTTTTTGGCAAAACACAAAAGAAATTACAAGCGCTTATAAAGCATTAAAGGATAACCTTCTTCCTGCAATGATATTTTTAATGCTCTTAAGATGTGACTTAAGAAAAATATTAAAGCTTGGGCCAAAGATGCTTATTGGTTTCTTCTCTGCTACAATAAGCATAATGATAGGTTTTATAGTTACCTATATGCTCTTTAAAGGCTTCTTTGAAGCTGATACTTGGAAGGCTTTTGCAGCTCTTTGCGGCAGTTGGATAGGTGGAACTGGAAATATGGTAGCTGTTCAAGGAGCACTAAATATACCAGATGCTAAGCTTGGATATACACTTCTTATGGATTCAATAAATTATTCAATATGGGTTATGTTCCTACTTTGGGCAGTTTCCTTCTCTCCTAAGTTCAATAAATGGACAAAGTCCAATACAAAATTAATAGATGAACTCGGTGCACAGCTTTCAAAAGAAGAAGGGAAAACAAGAAAAGAAATTGAATTTGTAGATATAATAGTTTTACTCGGCTTAAGCCTTCTTGTTTCTGCTGTTTCAATGTATTTAGCACCGTTTTTACCTCAATCAACCTTCTTCCAAGGACAAACTTGGTCAATACTTATAGTTACAGCGCTAGGGATTATATTTGCAATGACTCCAGTCGCTAAAATACCTGGATCAACCGCACTATCAAACGTAATGCTTTATACTATAGTAGCTCTTATTGCTTCAAGAGCTAACTTTACAGAACTTACCAAGGCACCAATTTACATAATTGCAGGTTTTGTAATTTTAGGCATACATGCTCTATTATCAGTTCTTGCAGCTAAAATATTTAAACTTGATTTATTCACTTGTGGTGTTGCAAGTCTTGCAAACATTGGTGGTATAGCATCAGCTCCAATACTTGCTGCTGCTTACAGTGAAGCTTTAGTACCAATTGGGGTCTTAATGGCTCTAATGGGCTATATAGTTGGTACTGGCGGAGGACTATTAGTAGGTAAAATATTATCTATTCTCTAG
- a CDS encoding RnfABCDGE type electron transport complex subunit D: MAEMMYTVSSSPHIREKSTVQTVMRDVLIALLPATFAGIYFFKVKALLVILVSVLSCVGFEYLWQKLTKQKITVFDLSAAVTGLLLAFNLPASVPLWIPVIGSAFAIIIVKQFFGGVGQNIMNPALAGRAFLLASWPVQMTTWTVDGVSAATALGVLKEGTGALPAPIDLFLGNIGGCIGETSVLALILGGAYLIYKRVISWHIPVVYIGTVYVLTFILGRHGFMSGNALYELMAGGLMLGAFFMATDYTTSPITRKGQIIFAIGCGIMTSVIRIYGGYPEGVSYSILFMNLFVPLIDKYTRPRAFGGGK; the protein is encoded by the coding sequence ATGGCTGAAATGATGTATACGGTATCCTCATCGCCTCATATTCGTGAAAAATCTACAGTTCAAACTGTGATGAGAGATGTTTTAATCGCATTACTCCCAGCTACTTTTGCTGGAATATACTTCTTTAAAGTTAAAGCACTTTTAGTTATACTTGTTTCTGTATTATCCTGCGTTGGCTTTGAATACCTTTGGCAAAAGCTGACTAAACAAAAAATTACTGTTTTTGACTTAAGTGCTGCTGTTACTGGCTTGCTTTTAGCATTTAACCTTCCAGCATCAGTTCCACTTTGGATTCCTGTTATAGGAAGTGCGTTTGCAATAATCATTGTAAAGCAGTTCTTCGGTGGAGTTGGACAAAATATAATGAACCCAGCACTTGCGGGTAGAGCATTCTTACTTGCTTCCTGGCCGGTTCAAATGACTACTTGGACTGTTGATGGCGTGTCTGCAGCAACTGCTCTTGGAGTACTAAAGGAAGGCACTGGCGCTCTTCCAGCACCGATAGATTTGTTCTTAGGAAATATCGGAGGATGTATCGGTGAAACTTCTGTGTTAGCTCTTATACTAGGGGGAGCATATCTTATTTACAAAAGAGTTATCAGCTGGCACATACCTGTTGTATATATTGGAACAGTTTATGTTTTAACCTTTATACTTGGAAGACATGGTTTTATGTCAGGAAACGCCCTTTATGAGTTAATGGCTGGAGGACTTATGCTTGGAGCCTTCTTTATGGCAACAGACTACACTACCTCGCCTATAACTAGAAAGGGACAAATAATTTTTGCAATTGGCTGCGGAATTATGACTTCTGTTATTCGTATATATGGTGGATATCCAGAAGGAGTATCCTACTCCATATTATTCATGAACTTATTCGTTCCATTAATAGATAAATACACAAGACCTCGTGCATTCGGAGGTGGTAAATAA
- a CDS encoding cysteine desulfurase family protein — protein sequence MQIYLDNSATTKPYKEVVQAMFNCMIQCYGNPSSIHSLGEQAKKYLKECRKSIAHSINAAEEEIIFTSGGSESNNFILKGFLKAGDHMITTCVEHSSILNCCLELGKDGVEITYLNVDSSGKIRLEELKNNIKENTKLISIIHINNEIGTIQDIEAIGKLIKEVKPDTLFHIDAVQSYGKYSIDVNKYNIDSLSISAHKIHGPKGIGAAFIRKIYIPKALISGGGQEYGLRSGTENLPAIVGFAEAAKIMINNLQKNYEWICKLRYYLIYKLGVAEGIKVNSNVENSLPHIVNISVPGIRSGKILFYLNERGIYVSKSSACSARNLKDSHVLKAIGLPQEDIMGSLRISFCEENTFEEIDALVKFITTCISELKAS from the coding sequence ATGCAAATATACCTTGACAACAGTGCCACTACAAAGCCTTATAAGGAAGTTGTACAAGCTATGTTTAACTGCATGATTCAATGCTATGGGAATCCATCTTCGATACATTCTCTTGGAGAGCAAGCTAAAAAGTATTTAAAAGAGTGTAGAAAATCAATAGCACACAGTATTAATGCTGCTGAAGAAGAAATTATATTTACTTCTGGGGGGAGCGAGAGCAACAACTTTATACTTAAGGGTTTCTTAAAGGCTGGAGATCATATGATAACGACCTGTGTTGAGCATTCAAGCATATTAAACTGCTGTTTGGAACTTGGAAAAGATGGGGTAGAAATTACATATTTAAATGTTGATAGTTCAGGGAAGATTAGACTTGAAGAGTTAAAAAACAACATAAAAGAAAATACAAAGCTTATAAGTATAATTCATATAAATAATGAGATAGGTACTATTCAAGACATCGAAGCCATAGGAAAGCTCATCAAAGAGGTGAAGCCTGATACTTTATTTCACATTGATGCTGTACAGAGTTATGGAAAGTATTCTATAGATGTGAATAAATATAATATAGATTCACTTTCTATTAGCGCGCATAAGATTCACGGCCCTAAGGGGATTGGTGCAGCTTTTATAAGAAAGATATATATTCCTAAGGCACTTATAAGCGGAGGAGGGCAAGAATACGGCTTAAGGTCAGGAACAGAAAATTTGCCAGCTATAGTGGGTTTTGCAGAGGCTGCAAAGATAATGATTAATAATTTGCAAAAAAATTATGAGTGGATTTGTAAACTTAGATATTATCTGATCTACAAGCTTGGAGTTGCAGAGGGAATAAAGGTAAACAGCAACGTTGAAAATTCTTTGCCGCATATAGTAAATATTTCTGTACCAGGTATAAGATCAGGGAAAATACTATTTTATTTAAATGAAAGAGGAATTTATGTATCCAAAAGTTCTGCATGTTCAGCTAGGAATCTTAAAGACAGTCATGTACTTAAAGCAATAGGACTTCCTCAGGAGGATATAATGGGAAGCTTAAGAATAAGCTTCTGTGAGGAAAATACTTTTGAAGAAATTGATGCTTTAGTTAAGTTCATTACAACTTGCATATCGGAGCTAAAAGCATCATAA
- a CDS encoding nucleoside-triphosphatase: MNNIFLTGERWNNYAGELLLEIKNMLLCDIGGYWVDVTRDDENKNIRVFDLTSLYDGERGNIFFKKDDSSGISKLNIDIFNTKGVEILERSFGRREVFVLKEIGFLESKAKRFTNEVKKLLDSPKIVIALVKSVSCTYIDAVMAREDANLFKVTEENKDAVKQEILKLLISLEVPLKI; encoded by the coding sequence GTGAATAATATTTTTCTAACTGGTGAAAGGTGGAATAACTATGCAGGAGAACTTTTATTAGAAATTAAAAATATGCTGCTTTGTGATATAGGCGGCTATTGGGTAGATGTTACTAGAGATGATGAGAATAAAAATATTAGAGTATTTGATTTAACATCACTATATGATGGAGAGAGAGGAAATATATTTTTTAAAAAAGATGATTCTTCAGGTATATCAAAGCTAAACATTGATATTTTTAATACAAAGGGAGTAGAGATTTTAGAAAGAAGTTTTGGGAGAAGAGAGGTTTTCGTACTGAAGGAGATTGGATTTCTGGAATCAAAGGCGAAGAGGTTTACTAATGAAGTTAAAAAGCTCCTAGATAGCCCTAAAATTGTTATTGCATTGGTAAAGAGCGTAAGCTGTACTTATATAGATGCGGTAATGGCAAGAGAAGATGCAAATTTGTTTAAGGTAACTGAGGAAAATAAAGATGCCGTAAAGCAGGAGATACTAAAACTTCTTATAAGCTTGGAAGTGCCGTTAAAAATATAG